Within the Streptosporangiales bacterium genome, the region CCGAGTCGCCCAGGGTGGACTGGCCGGCGAGCAGGATGTCGAGGGAGATGTCGACGCCGTAGTAGTGGCCGACGTCGAGATAGTCGATGAAGCGCCAGCCGGCACGGAGGTTGCCGCACCCGATCTCGAGCATGTGGTGCCGGGGCCGCAGCCCGTGACCGACGAGGTAGTCGAACTGCATCTTCCCGAGGGCGAGCCACCGCTCGTGGGTCGCGGTGCCGACGGCGCCGTACGGGCTCCTGCCGGCGTCGGAGTGCATGACCGCGCGGTAGTAGCTGACGTGGTCACGCGACCTGAGCCGGAGGATCTGGTCGCGGCACAGCCGGCGCAGGTACGAGGGGACGCGATCGGGGTGTTTCGCCGCGTAGCGCACCTTGTAGGCCAGGCTTGCCCGATTCTTCACTTTCCTGCTCCAAAGTCGGCTCCGGGTCACGGTAAGTGGTCCCGCACCCTATCCCGAGTGTGCCGAGCTTCACGTCATGGCGTCCGGCATCGCTGCCTACAGTGGAAGGGAATCGACTGAGCACTCGTCCACGGGGGAGCAACACGTGTCCGACGCGCGCCCGTCTCCGGCGGCGGCTGCCCTGCGACGTCTCGGTCTCGACGACAACCCGTTGCGCCGGCGCAGCGACCGGCTGCAGACGCGGGCACGGCTGGTCCTCGGTGCGCTCTTCCTCCTCGGCTGTGTCGTCGCGGCGTTGGTCGGCCGCGCCGCTTATGGGCAGGAGACGTTCGCCGCGGAGCGCGACGCGCGGACGGGCTACCAGGCGACCGGCCGGGTGCTCTCGACCTCGACGTCGACCGCCGACCCGCAGACCGGCGCGACGCAGCGGGTCGTGCGGGTGGCATGGCAGGACGGCGACGGTCGCGACCACCGCCAGCACCTGGTGCTGCCGATCGGCCGG harbors:
- a CDS encoding methyltransferase; protein product: MTRSRLWSRKVKNRASLAYKVRYAAKHPDRVPSYLRRLCRDQILRLRSRDHVSYYRAVMHSDAGRSPYGAVGTATHERWLALGKMQFDYLVGHGLRPRHHMLEIGCGNLRAGWRFIDYLDVGHYYGVDISLDILLAGQSTLGDSDTLTGVDLRAKLPHLTPVNDLRLTFLPDARFDVIHAHSVFSHSPIGVIDECFAHVGRIMAPDGFFDFTFDRTDGAEHHVLREDFYYRTETLVALAAKHGLSARFMDDWEQLPHKQSKIRVTHA